In Desulfosalsimonas propionicica, the following are encoded in one genomic region:
- a CDS encoding 5' nucleotidase, NT5C type has protein sequence MKIDPKGIAFDIDGVVADTMSLFLAIADKEFGIRHIRYEEITDYSLVEAAIIDHGVMWEIILRILEGRYNHPLDPIDGAPEVLRQLNRICSPTLFVTARPEAGHITGWICEILQTGRECIEVVATGSFENKQEVLEKRNITHFVEDRLETCFMLAKAGITPIVFRQPWNRKSHPFAEVGNWRELEALISME, from the coding sequence ATGAAAATTGATCCAAAAGGCATAGCCTTTGATATCGACGGGGTGGTGGCAGATACCATGTCTTTGTTTCTGGCCATTGCCGACAAGGAGTTCGGCATCCGTCATATCCGATACGAGGAGATCACCGACTATTCCCTGGTGGAGGCCGCAATCATTGATCACGGCGTGATGTGGGAAATTATTCTCCGGATCCTTGAAGGGCGCTACAACCATCCGCTGGACCCCATTGACGGCGCCCCTGAGGTGCTCCGGCAGTTAAACCGCATTTGTTCGCCAACCTTGTTTGTCACCGCACGTCCGGAAGCCGGCCACATTACCGGTTGGATATGCGAGATTCTGCAAACCGGTCGGGAATGCATCGAGGTGGTGGCAACGGGTTCATTCGAGAACAAGCAGGAAGTTCTGGAAAAGCGTAATATCACGCATTTTGTGGAAGACCGGCTGGAAACATGTTTTATGCTGGCCAAAGCCGGCATTACACCCATTGTTTTCAGACAACCCTGGAACCGAAAGTCTCATCCTTTTGCTGAAGTGGGCAATTGGAGGGAACTTGAAGCCTTGATTTCAATGGAATGA
- a CDS encoding Rho termination factor N-terminal domain-containing protein, producing MAKKEKQAKEKPLEKHTAPELRDIAKELPDVTGASGMNKSELIAVIKKARGIEDSGRKKQSEASVRQIKEKIRELKKKRQEFLENDDRKMADIFRKRISRLKKKTRRAA from the coding sequence ATGGCGAAAAAGGAAAAACAGGCAAAAGAAAAACCCCTTGAGAAACACACAGCCCCGGAACTGCGCGACATTGCCAAAGAATTGCCGGATGTCACGGGTGCTTCGGGCATGAACAAGTCCGAATTGATCGCGGTGATCAAAAAAGCCCGGGGTATCGAGGATTCCGGCAGAAAAAAACAGTCGGAAGCGTCCGTGCGCCAGATCAAGGAAAAAATCCGGGAACTGAAGAAAAAACGCCAGGAGTTTCTGGAAAACGATGATCGGAAAATGGCCGATATTTTCCGCAAGCGCATCAGCCGCTTAAAGAAGAAAACCCGGAGGGCTGCCTGA
- a CDS encoding uracil-DNA glycosylase: MTGPDQMNLDFMQEVRQYLLYLKEMGCTGAPLGEDAQGIVQKWGGVKQVIASHETHLPEHDSLDAILSDLVYCRRCRLADSRKAVICGQGTAGADIMFIGPFPEPADTDSGMPYSGETGRLLTRIIEAMGQSRQSVYICHAVKCRPPEERLPDRFEARACRIWLKRQIRAVSPKIICALGGFAAQSLLGTDEPISRLRGRFHDYEGIAVMPTHEPAYLLVHPKAKRAVWEDMKQVMARLTH, translated from the coding sequence ATGACAGGCCCGGACCAAATGAATCTGGATTTCATGCAGGAAGTGCGCCAATACCTGCTTTATTTAAAGGAGATGGGATGCACGGGCGCACCCCTGGGCGAAGATGCACAGGGCATTGTGCAAAAATGGGGCGGCGTAAAACAGGTCATTGCCAGCCATGAAACCCATTTGCCGGAACACGACAGCCTTGATGCCATTTTAAGCGATCTGGTCTACTGCCGCAGGTGCCGCCTGGCGGATTCGCGCAAGGCCGTGATATGCGGGCAGGGTACAGCCGGTGCAGATATCATGTTTATCGGCCCCTTTCCGGAACCGGCCGATACAGACTCCGGGATGCCCTACAGCGGTGAGACCGGGCGACTGCTCACCCGCATCATTGAAGCCATGGGTCAAAGCCGCCAAAGCGTCTACATTTGTCATGCAGTCAAGTGCCGGCCGCCGGAAGAGCGGCTTCCGGACCGGTTCGAGGCCCGGGCCTGCCGCATCTGGCTCAAGCGTCAAATCCGGGCTGTATCCCCGAAAATCATCTGCGCCCTTGGCGGCTTTGCCGCGCAGAGCCTGCTGGGCACCGATGAACCCATCTCCCGCCTGCGCGGCCGGTTTCATGATTATGAAGGCATTGCTGTAATGCCCACCCACGAGCCAGCCTATCTGCTGGTGCACCCAAAGGCCAAAAGGGCTGTCTGGGAGGACATGAAACAGGTAATGGCGCGCTTAACTCATTAA
- the coaBC gene encoding bifunctional phosphopantothenoylcysteine decarboxylase/phosphopantothenate--cysteine ligase CoaBC, translated as METWPPISGKTILLGVSGGIAAYKSVELMRLLQRAGARVNVAMTRNAAAFVAPLTFQAISSSPVFMDMYDSPEDDAMHHISWAEAADAAVIAPATGNIIGKLANGIADDALTTLMLAVTAPKLICPAMNTHMYENRAVQRNIETLESDGYIIVEPSEGELACKAVGPGRLADPESIFEHIINVFLPNDYFNKRVLVTAGPTREPMDPVRFISNPSSGKMGYAIARAAAGRGAHVVLVSGPTDLEAPLGVCRINVETAQEMADAVLAESDAADVIIKAAAVSDYTPADKAPHKLKKGEDALTVVFDRTVDILAELGKRKKSNQVLVGFAAETRDLEKNAAKKLGAKNLDMIAGNLVIGPASAFAAQTSSIQLFFKDGSKEPVPPMDKQGAAHVLLDRILSAGQPEAGK; from the coding sequence ATGGAAACTTGGCCCCCCATAAGCGGAAAAACCATACTGCTCGGCGTTTCCGGCGGAATTGCCGCCTACAAGAGCGTGGAACTCATGCGACTTTTGCAGCGTGCCGGAGCCAGGGTGAATGTGGCCATGACCCGCAATGCGGCCGCCTTTGTCGCCCCCCTGACATTTCAGGCCATATCCAGCAGCCCGGTATTTATGGATATGTATGACAGCCCGGAAGATGATGCCATGCATCATATTTCCTGGGCCGAGGCCGCAGATGCCGCAGTGATTGCGCCGGCTACCGGAAATATCATCGGCAAGCTGGCAAACGGCATTGCTGATGACGCCCTAACCACCCTGATGCTGGCGGTCACCGCACCCAAGCTCATCTGCCCGGCCATGAACACCCACATGTATGAAAACCGGGCTGTGCAGCGAAACATTGAAACCCTGGAGTCTGACGGCTACATCATTGTGGAGCCCTCTGAAGGCGAACTTGCCTGCAAGGCCGTTGGACCCGGCCGGCTTGCGGATCCGGAAAGCATTTTTGAGCACATCATCAATGTTTTTCTGCCAAATGATTATTTCAACAAGCGGGTGCTTGTTACGGCCGGGCCCACCCGGGAGCCCATGGATCCGGTCCGGTTTATCAGCAATCCCTCATCCGGGAAAATGGGGTATGCCATTGCCAGGGCCGCGGCCGGAAGAGGGGCCCACGTGGTACTGGTCTCCGGGCCTACGGATTTGGAAGCACCGCTTGGGGTGTGCCGGATCAACGTGGAAACCGCCCAGGAAATGGCCGATGCGGTGTTGGCCGAATCCGATGCCGCAGATGTGATCATCAAGGCCGCAGCTGTATCGGATTACACCCCAGCGGATAAGGCGCCCCACAAGCTCAAAAAGGGCGAAGATGCCCTCACTGTTGTTTTTGACCGGACCGTGGATATTCTTGCAGAACTGGGGAAAAGAAAAAAATCCAACCAGGTGCTGGTGGGATTTGCCGCAGAAACCCGGGACCTGGAAAAAAACGCCGCCAAAAAGCTCGGCGCCAAAAACCTGGACATGATCGCAGGCAACCTGGTCATCGGCCCGGCGTCCGCATTTGCAGCCCAAACCAGCAGCATCCAGCTGTTTTTCAAAGACGGTAGCAAAGAGCCGGTGCCGCCCATGGACAAACAGGGGGCCGCCCATGTGCTGCTGGACCGGATACTTTCCGCCGGGCAGCCGGAGGCCGGCAAATGA
- a CDS encoding lipopolysaccharide kinase InaA family protein: protein MKDLFSPIKSISTRDLIVNKNYEKVLQLLGLNYFDAIWQYPHGELVKETVLHSVVRTEMLAGQNKKLFYLKRHNDEYTALRAMAGWCFPGFISAQGPLEYNNILRFREKGLATVIPVAAGQRRRGLFHVESFLITVDFSPYISLETFLKVNPQFFMGKEGRCRKKKLIEKVASLARQMHENGFNHQDFNATHILLYYEGASDMPKLALFDLQRVETGFFSKFRWGIKSLARLNYSLPDEVFTLQDRISLLTFYKGKSRLNILDRCQWYWISKKTKRIRRHTEKKRASGKVRYGPNL, encoded by the coding sequence ATGAAGGATTTGTTCTCCCCTATCAAAAGTATTTCAACCCGAGATCTGATCGTTAACAAAAATTATGAAAAAGTACTACAGCTTCTCGGGCTGAACTATTTTGATGCAATCTGGCAGTATCCTCATGGAGAACTTGTGAAGGAAACGGTTCTTCATTCAGTTGTGCGCACAGAGATGCTTGCCGGCCAGAACAAAAAGTTATTTTATCTTAAACGCCACAATGATGAATATACAGCTTTGCGAGCTATGGCAGGATGGTGCTTTCCTGGTTTTATAAGCGCTCAGGGACCCTTAGAGTATAATAATATCTTGCGTTTTCGCGAAAAAGGTTTGGCAACGGTTATTCCCGTAGCTGCGGGTCAAAGACGCAGGGGATTGTTTCATGTGGAATCATTTTTGATAACAGTGGATTTTTCCCCTTATATTTCGCTTGAAACTTTTCTTAAAGTTAATCCGCAGTTTTTTATGGGCAAAGAGGGCCGATGCCGAAAAAAAAAGCTGATTGAAAAAGTCGCATCGCTTGCCAGGCAAATGCATGAAAATGGATTCAATCACCAAGATTTTAATGCCACCCACATTTTGCTTTATTATGAAGGGGCATCTGACATGCCAAAGCTTGCGCTTTTTGACCTTCAAAGGGTAGAAACTGGGTTTTTCTCAAAGTTCCGATGGGGCATCAAAAGCCTTGCCCGTCTCAATTACAGTTTGCCGGACGAGGTTTTTACTTTACAGGATCGGATTTCACTTTTGACTTTCTACAAGGGAAAAAGTCGGTTGAATATATTGGACCGGTGCCAGTGGTACTGGATTTCCAAGAAAACAAAACGAATTCGTCGTCATACAGAGAAAAAACGCGCTTCTGGTAAAGTCAGATATGGACCAAATCTGTAG
- a CDS encoding glycosyltransferase family 4 protein — MKFAFCLFKYFPYGGLQRGFLQLARTCVSRGHQVDVYTGSWVGEKPEDIKVKTITNSGLTNHSRYRSFARRLKPYICDGAYDAIVGFNKMPGLDVYFASDFCYAAKASEKSFLYRLTNRYRTLIKLEKSVFSQSSNTWIIAISEYEKKQYKRHYGTPEKRFFMVPPGISKDRIAPPDASEIGAALRQEIGLARDEFIVLMVGSNYKIKGVDRAIHAIASLPASLSDKTRLVIVGRGKAGPYRRLAKRLGVLSRVIFIGERDDVPRFLLGADLLLHPAYRENTGTVLIEAMAAGLPVLATESCGYSFHISRANAGYLIPVPFLQYRLNELLLVMLTSENLKKWSLNGKNYVGRTDVYSRHAKAAEVIEAAALIKNQAFSENQGT; from the coding sequence ATGAAATTCGCGTTTTGTTTATTTAAATATTTTCCATACGGCGGTCTGCAGAGAGGGTTCTTGCAGCTCGCACGAACCTGTGTCTCCCGTGGGCATCAGGTAGATGTTTATACTGGTTCCTGGGTCGGAGAAAAGCCTGAAGATATTAAAGTCAAAACTATAACCAATAGTGGCTTGACCAATCACAGCCGATATCGATCCTTTGCCAGGAGGTTGAAACCCTACATTTGCGACGGTGCGTATGACGCAATTGTAGGGTTTAATAAGATGCCAGGCTTGGATGTCTATTTTGCCTCAGATTTTTGCTATGCAGCTAAGGCTTCGGAAAAAAGCTTTTTATACCGTTTAACCAATAGATATCGAACACTAATAAAGCTTGAAAAATCAGTCTTCAGTCAATCTTCCAATACTTGGATCATTGCCATTTCTGAATACGAAAAAAAACAGTACAAGCGTCATTATGGAACCCCGGAAAAGCGTTTTTTTATGGTTCCGCCGGGTATCTCCAAAGACCGGATAGCTCCGCCCGATGCATCGGAGATTGGTGCCGCTCTTAGGCAAGAAATCGGTTTGGCGCGGGATGAGTTTATTGTGTTAATGGTGGGTTCCAATTATAAGATCAAAGGTGTTGATAGGGCAATTCATGCTATTGCTTCACTGCCTGCCAGTCTATCCGACAAAACTCGCCTGGTGATTGTGGGCAGGGGCAAAGCCGGTCCTTATCGCAGACTCGCAAAAAGGCTTGGGGTATTATCCCGCGTAATTTTTATCGGTGAACGCGATGATGTGCCGCGGTTCTTGTTAGGAGCGGATCTGTTACTGCATCCGGCTTATAGAGAAAATACGGGCACTGTCTTAATTGAGGCTATGGCAGCAGGGCTTCCCGTGTTGGCAACGGAAAGTTGTGGGTACAGTTTCCACATATCTCGGGCCAATGCTGGCTATTTGATTCCTGTTCCTTTTTTGCAATACAGGTTAAATGAACTTTTACTGGTTATGTTGACTTCTGAAAATTTGAAAAAGTGGTCATTGAATGGAAAAAATTATGTAGGCCGGACCGATGTGTACAGCAGACACGCGAAGGCAGCTGAAGTTATCGAAGCCGCTGCTTTGATCAAGAACCAGGCCTTTAGTGAGAATCAGGGAACTTAG
- a CDS encoding glycosyltransferase family 2 protein encodes MKISFVIPTYNYGNFLERCLASVFQQDYGDYEVIVVDDGSTDNTIDVISRIQQQYPEKKIDYIFQKNAGPSVARNNGVAKAAGEYVWCLDADDQLIDGAVRKMVRAAEINPQAWLLFSGFQAINEKGKIVKRPPSPLGNDRTENFRRYILKKVKGLCMGTALVRREAFDLIRFPSEVAVNEDVVFYSKVLVRYQAVSVSGFVLTVNRHKGSQRYNIAKMQEAGLNTVDNIFNKNLLTAEQMGYRSLYLTRWYLTLFRAHFRNRRFKEARGYYKQAVKERPIIVFRLSYLRKYLRSFRK; translated from the coding sequence ATGAAAATTAGCTTTGTTATTCCGACATATAACTATGGGAATTTTTTGGAACGTTGCCTTGCCTCCGTCTTTCAGCAAGATTATGGGGATTACGAAGTTATCGTAGTTGATGACGGATCAACTGACAATACAATTGATGTTATATCAAGGATTCAACAACAGTATCCGGAAAAAAAAATTGATTATATATTCCAGAAAAATGCAGGTCCTTCCGTGGCAAGGAACAACGGAGTGGCAAAGGCTGCCGGAGAATATGTTTGGTGCTTGGATGCAGATGATCAATTAATTGATGGTGCTGTAAGAAAAATGGTCAGGGCCGCAGAGATAAACCCACAGGCATGGCTCTTGTTCTCGGGCTTTCAAGCCATAAATGAAAAAGGCAAAATAGTAAAACGGCCACCAAGCCCCTTGGGCAATGATCGGACTGAAAATTTTCGGCGATATATTCTTAAAAAAGTCAAAGGGCTGTGTATGGGTACTGCTCTTGTAAGACGGGAAGCTTTTGATTTGATAAGGTTTCCATCGGAGGTGGCTGTGAACGAGGATGTAGTCTTTTATTCAAAAGTATTGGTTCGTTATCAAGCCGTATCAGTATCAGGATTTGTCCTTACCGTGAACCGGCACAAAGGAAGTCAGCGATATAATATTGCAAAAATGCAGGAAGCAGGTTTGAACACTGTGGACAATATATTTAATAAAAACTTGCTTACTGCTGAGCAGATGGGATATCGGTCATTGTATTTGACTAGATGGTATTTGACTCTTTTCAGAGCACACTTCCGAAATAGAAGATTTAAAGAAGCCAGAGGGTATTATAAACAAGCAGTAAAAGAAAGACCAATCATTGTTTTTCGACTCTCTTATCTGCGTAAATATTTGAGAAGTTTTCGGAAATAG
- a CDS encoding lipopolysaccharide kinase InaA family protein produces the protein MKKTIPLQSSGFLSDGHDIQTPFRVVVSCRGNDHEIKCTRVLRNLPGKRLVCGGETNGRNIVAKFFLDSKRGKTHCRREEQGLLALAQTGINTPELICSAAVDSAGRQPMLILQMLEHAIDFEKAWKSAETDWQRAGLLKNLFSLTASMHAFGLIHKDAHPGNFMVAGGILYAIDGGAVAIVKKGKALSPARSIKNLAAVFAQFESAFDYLLEDAFVFYRQKRNWTPGRSYRRYLIKQIRLQRQKKEKKYFKKIYRESSVQVCSRSWNQFMVCKRKCYTREMKTFLRHPDAFIDKGKLLKNGNSSTVALIEMDNSFFIVKRYNIKSFTHALRRCFRVSRAWRSWKNAHRLILLNIATPKPLAMLEYKWGSLRSKAYFITEYVHGRDAYQWFHAKENSESEIQNMASKFGQILKIFYHSLITHGDFKATNFIVSGDNLVVIDLDSMRSYGRAGRKFQQKLLKDCQRLLKNWERHPFICRIFCQELEKLKFIPLSKIKLKCYEN, from the coding sequence TTGAAAAAAACAATCCCTTTGCAAAGTTCTGGTTTTCTTTCAGACGGGCATGATATTCAAACACCTTTTCGAGTGGTTGTGTCATGCCGGGGCAATGACCATGAAATCAAATGCACCCGAGTGTTAAGAAATCTTCCGGGTAAACGCTTGGTCTGTGGTGGTGAAACCAATGGCCGAAACATCGTTGCCAAGTTTTTTCTGGATTCCAAAAGGGGCAAAACTCATTGCAGGCGCGAAGAGCAGGGATTATTGGCGCTTGCTCAAACAGGCATCAACACCCCTGAGCTCATTTGCAGCGCTGCCGTTGATTCCGCCGGCCGACAGCCGATGCTTATTCTGCAGATGCTGGAGCATGCAATTGATTTTGAAAAGGCCTGGAAAAGTGCAGAAACAGACTGGCAGCGTGCCGGCCTTCTAAAAAATCTTTTTTCGCTGACTGCATCGATGCATGCATTCGGTCTGATTCACAAAGATGCCCACCCGGGAAACTTCATGGTCGCCGGCGGAATCCTTTACGCAATTGACGGCGGCGCTGTCGCGATAGTCAAAAAGGGAAAAGCCCTTTCTCCTGCCAGGAGTATAAAAAACCTGGCGGCCGTGTTTGCCCAGTTTGAATCAGCTTTTGACTATTTGCTTGAAGATGCATTTGTTTTCTATCGCCAAAAGCGTAACTGGACTCCGGGCCGTTCTTATCGCCGTTACCTTATTAAACAAATTCGACTTCAGCGGCAAAAAAAAGAAAAAAAATATTTTAAAAAAATTTATCGGGAATCTTCGGTTCAGGTTTGTTCCAGGTCCTGGAATCAGTTCATGGTGTGCAAGCGAAAATGTTATACACGTGAAATGAAAACTTTTTTAAGGCACCCGGATGCATTCATTGATAAGGGAAAATTATTAAAGAATGGAAATTCTTCTACAGTTGCACTGATAGAAATGGACAACAGTTTTTTTATTGTGAAGCGATATAATATAAAAAGTTTTACCCATGCGTTGCGGCGCTGTTTTAGGGTTAGCAGGGCCTGGCGTTCCTGGAAAAATGCGCATCGATTGATTTTGCTGAACATTGCTACTCCAAAACCACTTGCAATGTTGGAATATAAATGGGGTTCATTGCGTTCAAAAGCTTATTTTATAACTGAATATGTACATGGCAGAGATGCTTATCAATGGTTTCACGCAAAAGAAAACAGTGAATCTGAAATCCAGAATATGGCCAGCAAATTTGGTCAGATTTTAAAGATTTTTTATCATTCCCTGATTACACATGGAGATTTTAAGGCGACCAATTTTATTGTTTCCGGTGACAATCTTGTTGTCATTGACTTGGATTCTATGCGTTCATATGGACGGGCTGGGCGAAAATTTCAGCAAAAACTGTTAAAGGATTGTCAGCGGCTATTGAAAAACTGGGAAAGGCATCCATTTATCTGCCGCATATTTTGCCAAGAACTTGAAAAATTGAAGTTTATACCTTTATCTAAAATAAAGTTAAAATGTTATGAAAATTAG
- a CDS encoding glycosyltransferase family 2 protein, whose translation MTENKPSVTVCIPHWQVQKYMRICLRSIRKHSAKYDIQVIVVDNGSKDESLDYLRSLDWIILLERPEEKHTNWPRNVFTAWDYGLTHATGDYYITMHSDVFVRADDWLDPMLREINSHPKAAASGAWKLHLENPVYVFQKRVTRYMVKKIRQLLGSKKHVEWKVGHYPRDYCAMYRRDIIVENGLQFTPIQGAEGGLGRGGGYSIAAQLWNAGYQTPMIPVEEMRSKIAHIAHGTAAVRKEKPLRYERKQKKLEARTANFLAQQWVKNLEQDQRLDR comes from the coding sequence ATGACAGAGAATAAGCCTTCGGTTACCGTATGCATACCCCACTGGCAGGTCCAAAAATACATGCGCATATGCCTGCGCTCGATTCGCAAGCATTCTGCAAAATATGACATTCAGGTGATCGTCGTGGACAACGGATCAAAGGATGAAAGCCTTGATTATCTGCGGTCCCTGGATTGGATTATTCTGCTTGAGCGGCCAGAGGAAAAACACACCAACTGGCCCCGCAATGTTTTTACCGCCTGGGATTACGGGCTGACACATGCAACCGGCGATTATTACATCACCATGCATTCTGACGTATTTGTCCGGGCCGATGACTGGCTGGACCCCATGCTCAGGGAAATCAACAGTCATCCCAAAGCTGCCGCATCCGGTGCCTGGAAACTGCATCTGGAAAATCCCGTGTATGTTTTTCAGAAAAGAGTGACAAGGTATATGGTAAAAAAAATCAGACAACTGTTGGGCTCAAAAAAGCATGTAGAATGGAAAGTAGGTCATTATCCGCGGGACTATTGTGCAATGTATCGAAGAGATATTATTGTTGAAAATGGTTTGCAGTTTACCCCGATTCAAGGAGCTGAAGGGGGGCTGGGAAGAGGTGGGGGGTATTCCATTGCAGCACAGCTATGGAATGCAGGCTATCAAACGCCTATGATTCCAGTCGAGGAGATGCGGTCAAAAATTGCTCATATCGCCCATGGCACAGCCGCAGTGCGCAAGGAAAAACCGCTAAGATACGAAAGGAAGCAAAAAAAGCTCGAGGCCAGAACAGCAAATTTTTTAGCTCAGCAGTGGGTAAAAAACCTGGAACAGGATCAACGCCTTGATCGGTAA
- a CDS encoding radical SAM protein, which produces MTHPKHKEHDFSLKLRQASVIEGFADYVRWQRSLRNDRPDASVPDMAPVSINLDLTTACNFSCPHCVDSGIINSGRQLDLEQVKKSLDTLKAHGLLSVILLGGGEPTLYRGFGEVVRYSKEIGLQVGIVTNGSKLQRVTDVAHLLGKHDWLRLSLDAAIQETFDKLHRPKTGVQLNDILENAREIKSQNPDLSLGYSFVIMWEGLEMNGVPIAPNIDEMQKAAGLAARYGFDYISFKPCLIRLPDLHKETLLDSVDRQKQEEIINEVKKRIDETKDAAGDRIKILESVNLIAMIHHRVHELKKQPKTCHMHIFNSVLAPDGIFHCPAFRGVESAKIAEADGYAGEENFQKTLENLRRSIDCFDAQKECDRIACFYNDVNWWIENFITSETPVASLETAEDDNFFF; this is translated from the coding sequence ATGACCCATCCAAAACACAAAGAACATGATTTCAGCCTAAAACTCAGGCAGGCCTCGGTGATAGAGGGGTTTGCGGATTATGTCCGGTGGCAGCGGAGCCTTCGAAACGATCGGCCAGACGCGTCTGTCCCGGATATGGCGCCTGTTTCCATCAACCTGGATCTGACCACTGCCTGCAATTTTTCCTGCCCGCACTGCGTGGATTCTGGAATCATTAACTCCGGCCGGCAGCTGGATCTGGAACAAGTCAAAAAAAGCCTGGACACGCTAAAAGCCCATGGCCTGCTTTCGGTAATTTTGCTGGGGGGCGGGGAACCGACCCTGTACCGCGGCTTTGGCGAGGTGGTCCGGTATAGCAAGGAAATCGGCCTCCAGGTGGGCATTGTTACAAACGGGTCAAAACTCCAGCGGGTAACAGATGTGGCACATTTGCTGGGAAAGCATGATTGGCTGCGATTGTCCCTTGATGCCGCCATCCAGGAAACCTTTGACAAGCTTCACCGTCCGAAAACCGGGGTTCAGTTAAATGATATCCTTGAAAACGCCCGGGAGATAAAAAGCCAGAACCCGGATTTATCCCTTGGCTATTCCTTTGTCATCATGTGGGAGGGCCTGGAGATGAACGGTGTGCCCATTGCACCCAATATTGATGAAATGCAAAAGGCCGCCGGGCTGGCCGCCCGGTATGGGTTTGATTATATCTCTTTTAAGCCTTGCCTGATCCGGCTTCCGGATCTGCACAAGGAAACCCTTTTGGACAGCGTGGACAGACAAAAACAGGAGGAAATCATCAATGAGGTCAAAAAACGCATTGATGAAACCAAAGATGCGGCCGGTGACCGGATTAAAATCCTTGAAAGTGTCAATTTGATCGCCATGATCCATCACCGGGTCCATGAGCTGAAAAAGCAGCCCAAAACCTGCCATATGCATATTTTCAACTCTGTTCTGGCCCCGGACGGCATTTTTCACTGCCCGGCTTTCAGGGGGGTGGAGAGTGCCAAAATTGCAGAGGCTGACGGTTATGCAGGGGAGGAAAATTTTCAAAAAACCCTTGAAAATCTCAGGCGTTCCATTGATTGTTTTGACGCCCAAAAGGAATGCGACCGGATCGCCTGCTTTTATAATGATGTCAACTGGTGGATTGAAAATTTTATAACCTCGGAAACCCCGGTGGCGTCTTTGGAAACAGCAGAAGACGACAATTTTTTCTTCTGA
- a CDS encoding Gfo/Idh/MocA family protein, translating into MKTAIIGAGRKRNGIGQYIAKYFHQSGAQVTAVLGTTESSAQQAALSLASYGITAAAYTGFSEMIEKKRPEAAVIASPVDTHYHYLAQCIDHGVHIFCEKPFVSMDDIAGDAGACLGSVFYEAGRRNLKIAMNAQWPFSLPFYECLCGPVAPDETQNFFIQLAPSVSGKDMILDSVPHALSMLYRVFGSGDVAGLHIRENKKNKVMEIIFDYVHSGGVCRTMIELVHTLSQPRDFAYGFNNKIVHRIIDVETYDICFQYQGQTIHITDPLELSVQDFLSSVIKKRPPAMGEQMIINNMALLAQIYQNYSNAELIEE; encoded by the coding sequence ATGAAAACAGCCATAATCGGTGCCGGCAGAAAAAGAAACGGCATCGGGCAATATATTGCAAAATATTTTCATCAAAGCGGCGCACAGGTGACAGCGGTGCTGGGCACCACAGAGTCGTCAGCGCAGCAGGCGGCCTTGTCTCTGGCTTCTTACGGAATCACTGCTGCGGCTTACACCGGGTTTTCAGAAATGATCGAAAAAAAGCGGCCTGAAGCCGCGGTCATTGCTTCTCCCGTGGATACCCACTACCATTACCTGGCCCAATGCATTGATCACGGGGTGCACATTTTTTGTGAAAAACCGTTTGTCAGTATGGATGATATTGCCGGAGATGCAGGGGCCTGCCTTGGGTCTGTTTTCTACGAAGCCGGCCGGCGGAATTTAAAAATTGCAATGAATGCCCAATGGCCGTTTTCCCTGCCATTTTATGAATGTCTTTGCGGGCCCGTGGCACCGGACGAAACCCAAAACTTTTTCATCCAGCTGGCACCTTCCGTATCCGGCAAAGACATGATTTTAGACTCTGTTCCCCACGCCCTGAGTATGCTATATAGGGTTTTTGGTTCCGGGGATGTGGCCGGTCTGCATATCCGGGAAAATAAAAAAAACAAAGTAATGGAAATCATATTTGATTATGTGCATTCCGGCGGTGTCTGCAGGACCATGATTGAACTTGTCCATACATTGAGTCAACCCCGGGATTTTGCATATGGGTTTAACAATAAAATTGTGCATCGCATCATTGATGTGGAAACATATGACATCTGTTTTCAATATCAGGGTCAAACAATTCACATAACAGATCCCCTGGAATTGTCTGTGCAGGATTTTCTGTCTTCGGTTATTAAAAAGCGCCCCCCGGCAATGGGTGAGCAAATGATCATCAATAATATGGCGCTGCTGGCGCAAATTTACCAAAATTATTCAAATGCAGAATTGATTGAGGAATAA